TCTAATCCTAACTTCAGCGTTCTTGCTGTCAAATCACATAACATCAAACGCGAAGTTCTAATAGGTTCTTCAGATTTCAACACCGGACAATTTTCATAGAACTTGTTAAACTTATCGCTGAGATTATATAAATAATCACACAAACGATTTGGTAGTAAATCCTGTTCAACTTCACTAATCACTTCATCAAGTTGTAACAAATGCTTTGCTAAAGTTAATTCTGTATCTTCTCTGAGAATAATTTTGGCATCTGTTCCCAAATTTTCAAAATCAATATTCCCTTCTCGACTAATGCCTTGATTCCTTACATAAGCATATAGCATATAAGGTGCTGTATTTCCTTTGAGAGCAAGCATCTTATCATAGCTAAAAACATAATTGCTAGTACGATTTTGGCTTAAGTCTGCATATTTCACAGCACTAATACCGACCACATCAGCAACATTATTAATAAATTCTTCAGTCTCTTCTCTATCTTCTTCTGTTAATCTCGCTTCTAAATCTGCACGAGTGCGAGAAACTGCTTCATCTAATAAATCTCTTAACCGGACTGTATCACCAGAACGAGTTTTGAATTTCTTCCCGTCATCTCCTAAAACCAAACCGAAGGGAACGTGAACTAATTCCACATCATCAGGAATCCAATCTGCTTTTTTTGCAACTTGCATAAATTGAGCAAAATGGTTTGCTTGTCCTGCGTCAGTTACGTAAATTATCCGCTTGGCTTGATCTTCTTGAATGCGGTAGCGGAGGGATGCTAAATCTGTGGTTGCGTAGTTATAGCCACCATCTGATTTTTGGACAATTAAGGGTAAAGGTTCACCTTCTCTATTTGTAAAACCATCCAAGAAAACACATTTTGCACCTTGGTTTTCTTCTAATAATCCAGCTTTTTCTAAATCTTCTACAACTTTTGGTAAGTAGCGATTATAAAATGATTCTCCTCTTTCTTCCAATTCTATATCCAGCCGATCATAAATTTCCTGAAACTCTTTTCGAGAAGCTTGACAAATAAGAGTCCATGCGGCGGTTGTGAATGGCTCTTTTTCAGATTGTAAGTTTACCACTGCTTGTCGGGATCTTTCTCGAAACTCTTCATCATTATCAAATTTCTTTTTAGCTTCTCTATAGAACTCAACTAAGTCTCCTATATTTATATCACCATGTAAATAATTGCCTAGAGAAGTTTCCATCAATCCAATGTCGGGATAAGTATCAACAAGATGAGTAATTAACATTCCAAATTGCGTACCCCAATCACCAACATGATTTAACCGCAATACGTCATGTCCACGAAATTCTAAAATCCGGGCTATGCAATCACCAATAATTGTAGAACGCAAGTGTCCGACGTGCATTTCTTTGGCAATATTCGGACTAGAAAAATCGACAATTTCTTTTTGCGGATTTTTCGCTGTGGGAACACCTAACCGGGGATCTGCTTTAATGGCGTTCAGTTGTGCTTCGAGGTAGGATGTTTGCAATTTTAAATTAATAAAACCAGGCCCAGCGATTTCTGGTGGGTCGCAAATATCAGATATATCTAGTTTTTCTACAATAGCAGATGCGATCGCTCTCGGTTGCATTCCCAATTTCTTACTCAGGGATAAGGCCACGTTGGCTTGAAAATCACCAAATTTAGGATTACTCGCACTCACCAAAATCGGATCTACTCCGGTGTAGTCAGAACCAAAGGCAGCCACTAAAGCCTGTGCCAATTTGAGTTTAAGTTGTTCTTGTGTAGCGTTCATATTCAAATTTTATTGGTGTCAAAGATGCTATGGGCGGCTTGAAGCTGGAATGTTCCCAAATGCTTGATTATTCTAGTACAGGTTGGCGTAAATAAACCAACCATTCTCAATCGCTAAAAAGCTTACGACCTATGACTTTTGACTTTTGACTTTTGACTTCACGGCGGTACTAGCTTCTTAACTGTTAACTTTTAACTGTTAAGTGATTTAACAACTGTCATACCCTGGATTCGCCACAAACCTTGTTTGCGAATTAAATCATAACGAACCCGCAACCGTTCTTGAGAAGAATTTTTACTTTGACCCTGTTCATAAAACTGGGTAACTTCCTTAACTGTAGCTTCTACCACAGCATTATCTGAAATATTCCCGTTCTGATTGACAAATTCTACCTTTACATCATGTTCGTACTTACGATAGCGGCTATCTGCTATATCCTGCTTGACAATTAGCCGCCATTGTGATGCAGCAGAAGCAGTTAAAATTTCATCTAAACGATTAATTTCATGATTTGGACCTAAAGCTGCGGCTTTGGTGGATAGCCAAGTCTTAATTACTTCCTCTGCGATCGCCGTTGTCAGTGGACTCTCACCTACTTCTGGTTGGCTATTGGGTTTAGGAATGCTGACTGGTGCTTGATTCAGTTCTATTGCTAAGGGTTCTCCCAGCAAAGTTGGTTTGGGGAAAAACATATTATTTAACCATCCCCAAGCTGTAGAAACTAATAACCACAAAACTAATAAACCTCCCATAGATAACAATACCAGCCAAACCAAGC
The sequence above is drawn from the Anabaena sphaerica FACHB-251 genome and encodes:
- the argS gene encoding arginine--tRNA ligase, which translates into the protein MNATQEQLKLKLAQALVAAFGSDYTGVDPILVSASNPKFGDFQANVALSLSKKLGMQPRAIASAIVEKLDISDICDPPEIAGPGFINLKLQTSYLEAQLNAIKADPRLGVPTAKNPQKEIVDFSSPNIAKEMHVGHLRSTIIGDCIARILEFRGHDVLRLNHVGDWGTQFGMLITHLVDTYPDIGLMETSLGNYLHGDINIGDLVEFYREAKKKFDNDEEFRERSRQAVVNLQSEKEPFTTAAWTLICQASRKEFQEIYDRLDIELEERGESFYNRYLPKVVEDLEKAGLLEENQGAKCVFLDGFTNREGEPLPLIVQKSDGGYNYATTDLASLRYRIQEDQAKRIIYVTDAGQANHFAQFMQVAKKADWIPDDVELVHVPFGLVLGDDGKKFKTRSGDTVRLRDLLDEAVSRTRADLEARLTEEDREETEEFINNVADVVGISAVKYADLSQNRTSNYVFSYDKMLALKGNTAPYMLYAYVRNQGISREGNIDFENLGTDAKIILREDTELTLAKHLLQLDEVISEVEQDLLPNRLCDYLYNLSDKFNKFYENCPVLKSEEPIRTSRLMLCDLTARTLKLGLDLLGINVLERM